A portion of the Candidatus Aenigmatarchaeota archaeon genome contains these proteins:
- the infB gene encoding translation initiation factor IF-2, which translates to MFRQPIVTVLGHVDHGKTTLLDYIRNTRVAKKEVGGITQDIGATNLPMNLIFDLASSYLEPIKNKINIPGLLFIDTPGHLAFTSMREKGGAIADLAVLVIDINEGLKPQTLESLDILRKFKTPFVIALTKIDRISGWKNLDKDFIKNYEIQSESTKQEFENKFYTRVSELSELDFNIELFYKIKDFTREIAAVPCSGMTGEGVLNLFVVLIGLSQKFLSEELKVSDKGRGVILEVKKEDKIGSNIDAILYDGTLSVGDRILVEGVEPFEVKVRALLKPASIQDIRVEKKFIGVETIAASSGVKILGKNVELSVAGSNFFVIRDDAEKANLLAEINTSTKSREIEDSKKGIILRAQTLGNLEALLNVFEKFPVRRAKVGLPTKEDLLLLENAPPEEKVLVCFGVQNPLSDMAEEKGIRVIEEGIIYKLYEEFIKWQENLEKELEAQKEARIKKLAKVRFLPDFVFRQSNPAVIGVEVIEGVLRDKTRLMGIDGKILGEVIQMQKEGEVIKTLEKEDRAAVSISGVTVGRNIREGDTMYTFVTREDYRELKGYEKANQDLLEEIRKILNYR; encoded by the coding sequence ATGTTCAGGCAGCCCATAGTGACGGTTCTTGGCCATGTTGACCATGGAAAAACAACCCTTCTGGATTACATCAGAAACACGAGAGTTGCAAAAAAAGAAGTTGGGGGGATTACACAGGATATTGGGGCAACAAATCTTCCGATGAACCTTATTTTTGACCTTGCCAGCAGCTACCTTGAGCCAATCAAGAATAAGATAAATATTCCGGGGCTTCTGTTCATAGACACACCCGGCCACCTGGCGTTCACATCCATGAGGGAAAAGGGGGGTGCAATTGCGGACCTGGCAGTGCTTGTTATTGATATTAATGAAGGGCTAAAGCCGCAGACACTTGAAAGCCTGGATATACTGAGAAAATTCAAGACCCCCTTTGTAATAGCCCTGACTAAAATAGATAGGATTTCTGGGTGGAAAAATCTGGACAAGGACTTTATAAAAAATTACGAGATTCAGTCGGAATCAACAAAGCAGGAATTTGAAAACAAATTTTACACGCGCGTAAGCGAACTTTCAGAATTAGATTTCAATATAGAGCTATTCTACAAGATAAAAGATTTTACAAGGGAGATTGCAGCAGTTCCGTGTTCGGGTATGACTGGGGAAGGTGTGCTGAACCTTTTTGTTGTGCTTATCGGCCTCTCCCAGAAGTTTCTTTCCGAGGAGCTTAAGGTATCGGATAAGGGGCGGGGAGTTATTCTTGAGGTAAAAAAAGAGGATAAGATTGGAAGCAATATAGACGCCATACTTTATGATGGAACTCTCTCTGTTGGAGACAGAATTCTGGTGGAGGGGGTCGAGCCGTTTGAGGTAAAAGTAAGGGCACTTTTGAAGCCAGCATCAATTCAGGACATAAGGGTTGAGAAGAAATTCATCGGCGTCGAAACTATTGCTGCGTCCTCAGGGGTCAAGATTCTCGGAAAGAACGTGGAGCTTTCCGTTGCCGGCTCGAATTTTTTTGTGATTCGCGATGATGCCGAAAAGGCAAACCTTCTGGCGGAAATAAACACAAGCACAAAGTCAAGGGAGATTGAGGACAGCAAGAAGGGAATAATCCTTCGCGCCCAGACCCTTGGAAACCTTGAAGCTTTGCTCAATGTCTTTGAGAAGTTTCCGGTGCGCAGGGCAAAGGTTGGGCTTCCCACAAAAGAGGACCTGCTTCTTTTGGAAAATGCACCGCCTGAAGAAAAAGTGCTGGTGTGCTTTGGAGTGCAAAACCCACTTTCGGATATGGCCGAGGAAAAAGGTATTAGGGTTATAGAGGAAGGCATCATCTACAAGCTTTACGAGGAATTCATAAAATGGCAGGAGAACCTGGAAAAAGAGCTTGAAGCGCAAAAGGAGGCGCGCATTAAGAAGCTTGCAAAAGTCAGGTTTCTTCCAGACTTTGTGTTCCGCCAAAGCAACCCGGCGGTTATAGGGGTCGAGGTTATCGAAGGCGTGCTTAGGGATAAGACCCGCCTTATGGGGATTGACGGAAAAATCCTGGGCGAAGTAATACAGATGCAAAAGGAGGGCGAAGTAATTAAAACTCTTGAGAAGGAGGACCGCGCGGCGGTGTCAATAAGCGGGGTTACAGTTGGCAGGAATATCCGTGAAGGCGACACTATGTACACATTTGTAACCCGGGAAGACTACCGGGAGCTTAAGGGATACGAAAAGGCAAACCAGGACCTTCTTGAGGAGATAAGAAAGATACTGAATTATCGTTGA
- a CDS encoding endonuclease III translates to MAGKSRICNVIEILFKYTEKYSLPVAELSKEWRADPFRILITVMISSRTKDEITAAAARRLFSRAPQPDEIERMGLPEIEALITPVNFYKTKAKRVKEISARVRMDFKGKVPDTIEGLVTLPGIGRKTANIVVNAAFGKKSIGVDTHVHRIMNRLGAVQTKIPLETEMALRKLIPESHWDLINVPFVLFGQNVCTPLSPFCSRCPVEKYCSRAGVKKSR, encoded by the coding sequence ATGGCCGGGAAAAGCAGAATATGTAATGTCATTGAAATACTCTTCAAGTACACGGAAAAATATAGTCTTCCGGTGGCAGAGCTTTCAAAAGAATGGCGCGCCGACCCATTCAGGATACTTATAACAGTAATGATTTCATCGCGCACAAAAGACGAAATTACTGCGGCGGCTGCAAGGCGGCTTTTTTCAAGAGCCCCCCAACCAGATGAAATCGAAAGAATGGGCCTGCCCGAAATCGAAGCGCTTATCACCCCGGTAAACTTCTACAAGACAAAGGCAAAAAGAGTGAAAGAAATCTCCGCCCGCGTGCGCATGGACTTCAAGGGAAAAGTCCCGGACACCATAGAAGGCCTGGTAACACTTCCGGGAATTGGAAGAAAAACCGCAAACATAGTCGTAAACGCCGCTTTCGGGAAAAAAAGCATAGGGGTTGACACCCACGTGCACAGAATCATGAACCGGCTTGGGGCAGTCCAGACAAAAATCCCTCTTGAAACCGAGATGGCTCTTCGAAAGCTTATTCCCGAAAGCCACTGGGACCTGATAAACGTGCCTTTTGTACTGTTCGGCCAGAATGTCTGCACGCCGCTTTCCCCCTTTTGCAGCAGGTGCCCTGTTGAAAAATACTGTTCCCGGGCAGGGGTTAAGAAAAGCAGGTAA
- a CDS encoding PadR family transcriptional regulator: MSVSKKDRRWSTLVPRGFLKACLLDLLSKGPLHGYALMHEIQISTGFWKPSPGTIYPLLKSLEKEGCIRFTLDPSRRKTYQLTLKGKKLAKDAENLRADMRKRMSRYLMKLHPESETALSDFFGKSTQNCRRRVLYPVHITLSLLLDLSAYPEKTPAACLIMDEANQKLQNLLSSHRGGSR; the protein is encoded by the coding sequence ATGTCCGTGTCAAAAAAAGATAGGCGCTGGTCCACACTGGTGCCGCGCGGTTTTTTAAAAGCATGCCTCCTGGACCTGCTGAGCAAAGGTCCGCTCCACGGATATGCCCTGATGCATGAAATTCAAATTTCAACCGGATTTTGGAAGCCGTCTCCTGGAACGATTTATCCTCTCCTGAAGTCTCTTGAAAAAGAAGGATGCATTAGGTTCACATTGGACCCCTCTCGCAGGAAAACTTATCAGTTGACTTTGAAGGGCAAAAAACTTGCTAAAGACGCCGAAAACCTGAGGGCCGACATGAGAAAAAGAATGTCCCGGTATCTGATGAAGCTCCACCCGGAGTCTGAAACAGCTCTTTCAGATTTTTTTGGAAAGTCTACCCAGAACTGCCGACGCCGGGTTTTATATCCGGTTCATATAACCTTGTCTCTTCTTCTTGACCTGTCGGCATATCCCGAAAAAACTCCTGCTGCATGCCTCATAATGGACGAAGCAAACCAAAAACTGCAAAATCTTCTCTCTTCACACAGAGGTGGATCAAGATGA
- a CDS encoding glutamate--tRNA ligase: protein MDVDKLILRRYALSNAIKYHGKADAGSVIGKILIEKPELKKDAKELKGLIEQMVIEINKMKPEDQKKELEALGGAIKEQKQKEKEMIPLLKVKYDFVVRFAPNPNGPLHLGNARQAVVNWLYRNLYNGTFLLRYDDTDPKNKKPMKEAYKWILEDLEWLGVKPDKVYHASKRLDTYYEHFEKLIKMDKAYLCTCDREEFKKLREKGMPCPCRDMSSATQLKRWEKMLKHGFKEGEVVARVKTDLLDKNVSVRDWPAFRIIDNPEHPLVKNKFVWPLLDFASAVDDHLLGVTHIIRGTDLALSRNKQLYVYNYFKWKYPIIKLQGRFSVADTELSKSKVSEGIKNGTYSGWDDVRLATVRAFKRKGYFPEAISNMIKEIGPKIRDVEVSWDYINSFNRKLLDPLANRYFFVEDPVEIMIMNPPADKETKVPLHPDYPDRGDRALKVGKSFYISKEDFQKYNGKIVRLIGLYNIRLGKQSQFLGKQVLPYPKIQWVPKDAISMKVLKPDNTLMKGLVEREITKIKPGERVQLQRICFVYLDVVKPDYVYGYYIHN from the coding sequence ATGGACGTCGATAAGTTGATTCTCAGAAGATATGCACTTTCAAATGCGATAAAATACCATGGGAAAGCCGACGCTGGGTCAGTTATAGGCAAGATTCTTATAGAAAAGCCAGAGCTAAAAAAAGACGCAAAAGAGCTTAAGGGGCTTATTGAGCAGATGGTTATTGAAATTAACAAAATGAAGCCAGAAGACCAGAAAAAAGAGCTTGAAGCCCTGGGCGGGGCAATAAAAGAGCAAAAGCAGAAGGAGAAGGAAATGATACCTCTCCTGAAGGTTAAGTATGACTTTGTGGTCAGGTTTGCGCCTAACCCCAATGGGCCTCTTCACCTGGGTAATGCCCGGCAGGCGGTTGTTAACTGGCTTTACAGAAATCTTTATAATGGCACTTTCCTATTGAGGTACGATGACACAGACCCAAAAAACAAGAAGCCCATGAAGGAAGCTTACAAGTGGATTTTGGAAGATTTGGAATGGCTGGGAGTAAAGCCGGATAAGGTTTATCACGCTTCAAAGCGGCTTGACACTTATTACGAACACTTTGAGAAACTGATTAAGATGGACAAGGCATATCTTTGCACCTGCGACAGGGAGGAATTCAAGAAGCTCCGGGAAAAGGGAATGCCCTGTCCTTGCAGGGACATGTCTTCGGCAACCCAGTTGAAGCGCTGGGAAAAGATGCTCAAACATGGATTCAAGGAGGGCGAGGTTGTTGCCCGAGTCAAGACCGACCTTCTGGACAAGAATGTTTCGGTAAGGGACTGGCCGGCTTTTAGGATAATAGACAACCCCGAGCACCCCCTTGTAAAAAACAAGTTTGTCTGGCCTCTGCTTGATTTTGCTTCTGCAGTTGACGACCACCTTCTTGGAGTCACCCATATCATAAGGGGAACGGACCTTGCGCTTTCAAGAAACAAACAGCTTTATGTTTACAATTACTTCAAATGGAAATACCCAATAATAAAGCTCCAGGGCCGATTCAGCGTTGCCGATACTGAGCTTTCGAAGTCAAAGGTTTCAGAAGGAATAAAGAACGGGACTTACAGCGGATGGGATGACGTGCGGCTTGCAACAGTAAGGGCTTTCAAACGGAAAGGTTACTTCCCAGAAGCTATCTCAAATATGATAAAGGAGATAGGCCCTAAAATTCGTGATGTTGAGGTGTCATGGGATTACATCAACAGCTTCAACAGAAAGCTTCTCGACCCTCTTGCAAACCGCTACTTCTTCGTCGAGGACCCGGTGGAGATAATGATTATGAACCCGCCTGCAGACAAGGAGACAAAGGTTCCTCTTCACCCGGATTATCCTGACCGGGGTGACCGGGCGCTCAAGGTTGGAAAATCGTTTTATATTTCAAAGGAGGACTTCCAAAAATACAATGGAAAGATTGTCCGGCTTATAGGGCTTTATAATATAAGGCTCGGAAAGCAGTCGCAGTTTCTTGGAAAGCAGGTTTTGCCATATCCAAAAATCCAGTGGGTTCCAAAGGACGCCATTTCAATGAAAGTGCTAAAGCCCGATAATACCCTTATGAAGGGGCTTGTCGAAAGGGAAATAACTAAAATCAAGCCGGGTGAGAGAGTCCAGTTGCAGAGGATTTGCTTTGTCTATCTTGATGTTGTAAAGCCAGATTATGTTTATGGCTACTACATCCATAATTAG
- a CDS encoding COG1361 S-layer family protein, with protein MAKLIFVMCALSMPLNISLAEGLFIDSPNLMVRELKYDPFPIESGQYVTIWIKLDNYGSEKAKNATCELLPRYPFSLDPDDDGTRNIGILNGLESAIMDFRLYVDSKAVEGYSELDIRCRSSEKDPLVTRTIDLYVSSDAPEFAIGSMESVPSKLFSDTEDNELRIAVTNVGTGSAELVSVKLILPEGIIPSESYSNVANLGILPSGSSSEAMFHIDLGRSVEPKTHKATLEISYRDEGSRNSRYRTQLLEADINVRPSPIMEVLEINTTPAEISQGDPVTLRVKVSNEGYEEAKSVSLRVYKQNDQPFELDEKYDFIGNLGPGESGDALLKLTVDEEAATKTHLLEGEIRYVVGSEVFVVNRQIPVRVDSAKESSQSGLLVGGLLFLLLLAAVVYYVRVKKR; from the coding sequence ATGGCGAAACTGATTTTTGTTATGTGCGCGCTATCAATGCCGCTTAATATCTCTCTTGCTGAAGGCCTGTTTATCGACTCGCCCAACCTGATGGTCAGGGAGTTGAAGTATGACCCATTTCCCATAGAGTCGGGCCAGTACGTAACGATTTGGATAAAGCTTGACAATTACGGCTCGGAAAAGGCAAAGAACGCAACGTGCGAACTTTTGCCAAGATACCCTTTTTCCCTTGACCCAGACGATGACGGCACAAGGAATATAGGAATTCTTAACGGTCTTGAATCGGCAATAATGGATTTCCGGCTTTATGTCGACTCGAAAGCCGTGGAGGGATACAGCGAACTTGACATTCGCTGCAGGTCTTCTGAAAAAGACCCCCTGGTTACCCGCACAATAGACCTTTATGTATCTTCTGATGCCCCAGAGTTTGCAATTGGCTCTATGGAGTCCGTCCCATCAAAACTGTTTTCCGACACGGAGGACAATGAGCTGCGGATAGCTGTTACAAATGTGGGGACTGGCAGCGCTGAGCTTGTCAGTGTAAAGCTGATTCTTCCAGAAGGCATAATCCCTTCGGAGAGTTATTCCAATGTCGCAAACCTTGGAATCCTGCCTTCGGGCTCGTCCTCTGAAGCCATGTTTCATATAGACCTTGGCAGGTCAGTTGAGCCAAAGACGCACAAGGCGACGCTTGAGATTTCCTACCGGGATGAAGGAAGCAGGAACTCAAGATACCGCACCCAGCTTCTTGAAGCAGACATCAATGTGCGGCCTTCTCCAATAATGGAAGTTCTTGAGATAAACACAACTCCTGCTGAGATTTCACAGGGCGACCCGGTGACTCTCAGGGTAAAGGTGTCTAACGAAGGATACGAGGAAGCAAAATCAGTGTCCCTGAGAGTTTACAAGCAAAACGACCAGCCCTTTGAGCTTGATGAAAAATATGATTTTATTGGAAATCTTGGGCCTGGCGAAAGCGGGGACGCCCTACTTAAGCTGACTGTGGACGAGGAAGCTGCGACAAAAACCCACCTGCTTGAAGGAGAGATAAGGTATGTTGTCGGAAGCGAAGTGTTCGTGGTCAATCGCCAGATTCCGGTGAGGGTAGATTCTGCCAAAGAGTCATCACAGAGCGGGCTTTTGGTAGGGGGGCTTTTGTTTCTTTTGCTTCTGGCGGCAGTGGTCTACTATGTCCGTGTCAAAAAAAGATAG
- a CDS encoding AAA family ATPase has translation MNKMEREDEIGKYREWLKKHELQRTPFTLEIIPSLRVGYKNQVATLLRNIEQRQKLLLLMGPTGSGKTTLINHLCDSQKNYIFVGKPPRKTEELIKLADYFHKDVPFITRLFLKKPKEVHHISDYLNKITNEHKVIFIDEAHEASIEVLEWLRVISDQTQNITFVLSGLPIFDDILTKNLETLKKRVSEKIELSALSRDETEELIRKRIEYAGGKEIRPFTPKSIDFIYQRTGGFPRDVLTLCNHMFNLAAEKNADEINENLLGESKSGKIIGNYDANKLKDLPEKQKKIIDLLLEEEPQTPTDLAKKINDYPSEKHALRAVNNLLKRMLEEGYIERSKNGKAYAYLLGPQTRTKLVKA, from the coding sequence ATGAACAAAATGGAAAGAGAAGATGAAATTGGCAAATATAGGGAATGGCTAAAAAAGCATGAGTTGCAAAGAACCCCCTTCACTCTTGAGATAATTCCTTCCCTCAGGGTGGGCTATAAAAACCAGGTCGCAACTCTTTTAAGAAACATCGAACAGCGCCAGAAATTGCTGCTTCTCATGGGTCCCACTGGCAGTGGAAAGACAACCCTGATAAACCACCTTTGTGATAGCCAAAAAAATTATATATTTGTTGGAAAGCCGCCCAGAAAGACCGAAGAGCTGATAAAACTTGCAGATTATTTCCACAAAGACGTTCCATTCATAACTCGTTTGTTTCTAAAAAAGCCCAAAGAGGTCCACCACATTTCAGATTACCTTAACAAAATTACAAATGAACACAAGGTAATATTTATAGACGAAGCCCACGAGGCAAGCATTGAAGTTCTCGAGTGGCTAAGGGTAATTTCCGACCAGACTCAAAATATAACCTTTGTGCTATCCGGCCTTCCAATATTTGATGATATCCTTACAAAAAACCTGGAAACCTTAAAAAAGAGGGTAAGCGAAAAAATAGAACTGTCTGCCCTGTCAAGAGACGAAACTGAAGAGCTTATAAGAAAGAGGATAGAATACGCGGGAGGAAAAGAAATTCGCCCATTTACTCCAAAATCCATAGATTTCATATACCAGAGAACAGGTGGCTTTCCCAGAGATGTCCTTACTTTATGCAACCACATGTTTAACCTCGCTGCAGAGAAAAACGCAGACGAAATAAATGAAAACCTGCTTGGCGAATCCAAATCAGGAAAAATAATAGGAAATTATGACGCGAACAAATTAAAGGATCTTCCCGAAAAACAGAAAAAAATAATAGACCTTTTGCTTGAAGAAGAACCGCAAACACCGACAGACCTTGCAAAGAAAATAAATGATTATCCTTCGGAAAAACACGCTCTTCGTGCTGTAAATAATCTTCTCAAAAGAATGCTTGAAGAAGGATATATAGAAAGAAGCAAAAACGGAAAGGCATACGCATATCTTCTCGGCCCGCAAACCAGAACCAAACTTGTAAAGGCATAA